The Verrucomicrobiota bacterium genome has a window encoding:
- a CDS encoding TIGR00266 family protein has translation MASMHEVDYKIYGDDMQFVEVELDPQEAAVAEAGGMMYMEDGIEMETIFGDGSQQRSGFLGALVGAGKRLLTGESLFMTIFQNRCAGKKKVAFGAPYPGKIIAVHLSEIGGELIAQKDSFLCAAKGVTVGIAFQRKIGAGLFGGEGFIMQRLQGDGWAFIHAGGTLLQRDLGPGEFLRVDTGCIVAFQPSVDYDIQMVRGIKSMFFGGEGLFFATLRGPGRVWLQSLPLSRLADRIYAAAPRAGGSGREEGSLLGGLGRMLDGDR, from the coding sequence ATGGCCTCGATGCACGAAGTGGATTACAAGATTTACGGCGACGACATGCAGTTTGTGGAAGTGGAACTGGATCCCCAGGAGGCCGCCGTCGCGGAAGCAGGCGGAATGATGTACATGGAAGATGGCATCGAGATGGAGACCATCTTCGGGGATGGCTCGCAACAACGGAGCGGTTTCCTGGGCGCGCTGGTCGGCGCGGGCAAGCGGTTGCTCACGGGCGAATCCCTGTTCATGACCATCTTTCAAAACCGATGCGCCGGAAAAAAGAAAGTTGCCTTTGGCGCGCCCTATCCAGGGAAAATCATCGCCGTTCACCTGAGCGAGATTGGCGGGGAATTGATCGCTCAGAAAGACTCGTTCCTCTGCGCGGCGAAAGGAGTCACGGTCGGAATTGCGTTTCAGAGAAAGATCGGCGCGGGCTTATTTGGCGGGGAAGGATTCATCATGCAGCGATTGCAGGGCGACGGCTGGGCGTTCATCCACGCGGGCGGCACGCTTCTGCAACGCGACCTGGGGCCGGGCGAATTCCTCCGCGTGGACACGGGCTGCATCGTCGCGTTTCAACCGTCGGTTGATTACGACATCCAGATGGTGCGCGGGATCAAGTCGATGTTTTTTGGCGGAGAAGGTCTGTTCTTCGCGACGCTGCGCGGGCCGGGCCGTGTTTGGCTGCAATCGCTGCCCTTGAGCCGTCTGGCGGACCGCATTTACGCGGCAGCTCCGCGCGCAGGTGGAAGCGGCCGCGAAGAAGGGTCACTCTTGGGCGGCCTGGGACGGATGCTGGATGGGGACAGATAG
- a CDS encoding ABC transporter ATP-binding protein, whose product MVACLKTQEPRVLDRSPLVRLEEVRKTYQMGLVTVEALRGVSLMIQAGDYISIMGPSGCGKSTLMNLLGCLDRPSTGCYWLGNEDVSQMDDDALSEIRGARLGFVFQSYNLIPKLTVEENIEIPLYYQGWSEGESRARTVELANRVGLGNRLDHRPFELSGGQQQRVAIARALVNDPLLILADEATGNLDSKSGAEILNLLDELNEQGKTLIMVTHDESVARRARRAIRLRDGLVESDVEQ is encoded by the coding sequence ATGGTGGCCTGCCTCAAAACCCAAGAACCTCGGGTGCTGGATCGGAGTCCGCTCGTCCGCCTGGAAGAAGTTCGAAAGACCTACCAGATGGGCCTGGTCACAGTGGAGGCACTCCGCGGGGTGTCGCTCATGATCCAGGCCGGCGATTACATCAGCATCATGGGACCGTCCGGCTGCGGCAAGTCCACCTTGATGAATTTACTCGGATGCCTGGACCGCCCGTCCACCGGGTGTTATTGGCTCGGCAATGAGGACGTTTCGCAGATGGACGACGACGCGCTCTCCGAGATCCGCGGCGCGCGCCTGGGTTTTGTTTTTCAATCCTACAATCTGATTCCCAAACTGACGGTCGAGGAGAACATCGAGATACCGCTTTACTACCAGGGCTGGTCGGAGGGCGAAAGCCGGGCGCGGACCGTCGAACTGGCGAATCGCGTCGGGCTCGGAAATCGGCTCGACCATCGGCCTTTCGAGTTGTCCGGCGGCCAGCAGCAGCGCGTGGCCATTGCGCGCGCGCTCGTCAACGATCCACTCCTTATTCTCGCGGATGAAGCCACGGGCAATCTCGACTCCAAATCCGGCGCGGAAATCCTGAACCTCCTCGACGAACTCAACGAGCAGGGCAAAACCTTGATCATGGTGACGCACGACGAATCGGTGGCGCGGCGGGCGCGGCGGGCGATCCGCCTACGCGACGGCCTGGTGGAAAGCGATGTGGAACAGTAA
- a CDS encoding FtsX-like permease family protein — MAKFDFTDRSEDVSKFALKARLTGQAFSWARLKRTVRLGLKSLWLHKLRSLLTVLGIVFGVCSVIAMLAIGEGASFEAQEQIKNLGSQNIILRSIKPPEEQKVSQANQSFTLEYGLNYLDLKAIQSTIPGVTVIVPGRVIRDYVWNIARRVDCEILGTVPWYPTMRNHRVAQGRFFSDYDMEEKASVCVLGAEMADRLFPLSSPLGETVRVGERYYRVIGVMEPAAKSAKNGDANLSAAATPSALHRMYIPLGAKRRDIIIQFLVETVMLSGAGGVMGVILGVSIPYIVTWFSQMVTIVTLWAPMIAFSISALVGVVFGLYPAFRAASMDPVEALRHE, encoded by the coding sequence ATGGCTAAGTTCGATTTCACCGATCGCTCCGAGGACGTGAGCAAGTTTGCCCTGAAGGCGCGCCTGACGGGACAAGCCTTCTCCTGGGCTCGCTTGAAGCGCACCGTTCGGCTGGGGCTGAAAAGCTTGTGGCTCCACAAGCTGCGCTCGCTGCTCACCGTGCTGGGCATCGTGTTTGGCGTCTGTTCCGTGATCGCGATGCTTGCCATTGGGGAAGGCGCCAGCTTCGAAGCGCAGGAACAAATCAAGAATCTCGGCAGCCAGAACATCATTCTCCGCAGCATCAAGCCTCCAGAAGAACAGAAAGTCTCGCAAGCCAACCAAAGTTTCACTTTGGAATACGGGCTGAATTATCTGGACCTGAAAGCCATTCAATCGACCATCCCCGGCGTGACCGTCATCGTTCCGGGGCGGGTCATTCGGGATTACGTTTGGAACATTGCCCGGCGCGTGGATTGCGAAATTCTGGGCACGGTCCCCTGGTATCCGACCATGCGCAACCACCGCGTTGCTCAGGGACGCTTCTTTTCCGACTACGACATGGAAGAGAAGGCCAGCGTCTGCGTTCTGGGCGCGGAAATGGCCGACCGCTTGTTCCCGCTTTCTTCTCCGCTCGGTGAAACCGTGCGCGTCGGGGAAAGGTACTACCGCGTGATCGGCGTGATGGAGCCGGCGGCGAAGAGCGCCAAGAATGGAGACGCCAACCTCAGCGCCGCGGCCACGCCCAGCGCCCTGCACCGCATGTACATTCCGCTGGGCGCCAAGCGGCGCGACATCATCATTCAGTTCCTCGTCGAAACGGTCATGCTCTCCGGCGCGGGCGGCGTGATGGGAGTCATTCTCGGCGTCAGCATTCCTTACATCGTGACCTGGTTCTCGCAAATGGTGACCATCGTGACTTTGTGGGCGCCGATGATCGCCTTTTCTATCTCGGCGTTGGTTGGAGTGGTCTTCGGATTATACCCTGCCTTCCGTGCGGCCAGCATGGACCCGGTGGAAGCCCTCCGGCACGAGTAG
- a CDS encoding type II secretion system protein produces MPSQRNNGGFTLIELLVVIAVIAILAGLLLPVLSQAKRRDHGVKCLNNLRQLNMDCTAHLFADDGRRSVGAEFSDWYLEHWGLTNEASVCPSAPRPSANLALNSGNPPAIIRGSLNSAWALRGAGNPPLPQRWFVSSYARNLWLVGSPSPGGPPADFRNEGQIDQPSQTPVLADAVCEGVYPKATDLPARDLFLGTTQGMAGMTIPRHGSGVNPVPRDHSPEKLLPGSST; encoded by the coding sequence ATGCCGAGTCAGAGAAACAACGGAGGATTCACGCTGATCGAATTGCTGGTCGTCATCGCGGTCATTGCGATCCTAGCCGGTCTGCTTCTTCCCGTGCTGAGTCAGGCCAAAAGGCGCGACCATGGCGTCAAGTGCCTGAACAATCTCAGGCAACTGAACATGGACTGTACCGCACATCTTTTTGCTGACGATGGCAGGCGGTCAGTGGGAGCAGAGTTCAGCGACTGGTATCTGGAGCATTGGGGATTGACCAATGAAGCTTCGGTTTGTCCGTCTGCTCCGCGACCCTCAGCGAACCTGGCGCTGAACTCTGGCAACCCGCCTGCGATCATTCGCGGTTCGCTCAATTCGGCCTGGGCATTACGCGGTGCGGGGAACCCTCCCCTTCCGCAGCGGTGGTTCGTGAGTAGTTACGCGCGCAACCTTTGGCTCGTCGGATCGCCCAGCCCAGGCGGCCCGCCGGCGGATTTTCGGAATGAAGGGCAGATTGACCAGCCGTCACAGACTCCCGTGTTGGCAGATGCTGTCTGCGAGGGCGTTTATCCCAAAGCTACGGATCTGCCGGCAAGAGATCTTTTCTTGGGAACCACCCAAGGGATGGCAGGGATGACTATTCCACGTCATGGGTCAGGAGTGAACCCTGTCCCGAGGGATCATTCGCCGGAGAAATTGCTTCCCGGCTCGTCAACGTGA
- a CDS encoding efflux RND transporter periplasmic adaptor subunit, with translation MRSAEGRYRIEEARQKELYDQLGKCVIRAQKSGLVVYGGGGDRRFYYGEEQIREGATVRERQPIITIPDITQMAVRVKIHEAQIKKIQKTMPARIQIDAFADKHLTGEVSKVAVLPDSQDRWMNPDMKVYLTTIEIDGAHDWLKPGMSAKVEILVDQLEAVVYVPIQAVIPSGGKHVCYVVDRGDPEVREVEIGQFNDEFIEIKKGLKEGERVMLRAPEGTEPEGETNGNNSETPPPDEPILKRDRKDQKPSGTKPPKESPRNPAPPVGKPPAKLTSGTIPTALRSEPWRVAQSCTLPYRRFAIGKASINSLDLAEAPQNEILRNGRLKICATGASRQT, from the coding sequence CTGCGCAGCGCCGAGGGGCGGTATCGGATCGAGGAAGCGCGCCAGAAGGAGCTTTACGATCAATTGGGCAAGTGTGTCATCCGCGCGCAGAAATCGGGGCTGGTCGTCTATGGCGGCGGCGGCGACCGGCGCTTTTACTACGGTGAAGAGCAAATCCGCGAAGGCGCGACCGTGCGCGAGCGGCAGCCCATCATCACCATTCCAGACATCACCCAGATGGCCGTGCGCGTGAAGATTCACGAGGCGCAGATTAAGAAAATCCAGAAGACCATGCCGGCGCGCATCCAGATCGACGCGTTCGCGGACAAGCACCTGACCGGTGAGGTTTCCAAAGTCGCGGTGCTCCCCGATTCCCAGGACCGCTGGATGAACCCGGACATGAAGGTTTATCTCACCACGATTGAGATCGACGGTGCGCACGACTGGCTTAAGCCGGGCATGAGCGCCAAAGTCGAAATTCTCGTGGATCAACTGGAGGCCGTGGTTTATGTCCCGATCCAGGCGGTCATCCCCAGCGGGGGCAAACACGTTTGTTACGTTGTGGACCGGGGTGATCCGGAAGTGCGCGAGGTGGAGATCGGACAATTCAACGACGAGTTTATCGAGATCAAGAAGGGCCTGAAGGAAGGCGAGCGCGTGATGTTGCGCGCACCGGAAGGAACCGAACCCGAGGGAGAGACGAATGGGAATAACTCGGAAACGCCCCCGCCGGATGAACCCATCTTGAAGCGAGACCGGAAAGACCAGAAGCCATCCGGAACGAAGCCTCCGAAAGAGAGCCCACGCAACCCCGCGCCTCCTGTCGGCAAACCGCCGGCCAAGCTGACCTCCGGCACCATCCCGACAGCACTGCGGAGTGAGCCTTGGCGCGTAGCGCAGAGTTGCACTCTGCCGTATCGCCGATTTGCAATCGGCAAGGCGTCGATCAATTCGCTCGATTTGGCCGAAGCGCCGCAGAATGAAATCCTGCGAAACGGCAGATTGAAAATCTGCGCTACCGGGGCTTCCCGCCAAACGTGA